One Ricinus communis isolate WT05 ecotype wild-type chromosome 7, ASM1957865v1, whole genome shotgun sequence genomic region harbors:
- the LOC8277693 gene encoding pentatricopeptide repeat-containing protein At3g26782, mitochondrial, which yields MNGSLTPKLLKHQRLRFLKKLLAYSTTAYFSHNSLAEPLTSLQCGTVLQTLTSIKSFTKGQQLHAYIITSGNLQNNTYLSTKLAAFYASCGLMAAAQIIFDGIVLKNSFLWNFMIRGYACNGFPVKALFLYQDMSSFGQKADKFTYPFVIKACGDLRDVEFGWRVHCEVVITGFNLDIYVGNSLLAMYSKFGNMKMARMVFDRMPVRDLTSWNTMISGYLKNGKPREVLAIFNLMKQIGLSVDDMTLIGLLCTCAELFAEKQGKEIHGYVVRNRHSVFNHFLINSLIEMYCKCNSMVDARKLFEHMAWKDTVSWNSMISGYARNRDAFESLRVFCRMVLEGTKPDKITFITVLGACEQITAMEFGRSVHSYLSKKGFSATIFVATALIDMYAKCGNLACAHLVFEEMPEKNLFCWSAMISGYGIHGMGREAISLFHEMIKNHIIPDEGVITSVLSACSHAGMVAEGKEIFHRMTTDYNVKPALSHFSCLVDLLGRAGYLDKAYNLIKNMAVNPSSDIWATLLNACRLHQNVELAEICAEKLFDMNSRQVGGYICLSNIYAAEKRWDDVERVRALIRRKGLIKPPGCSFVELDKMVHHFLVGDKSHPQIENIYAKLKHLNQLLKEAGYKPDTSSVLYSVDEELKEKMLWDHSERLAIAFILINTGPGATIRIIKNLRVCGDCHTVIKLISKLTRREIIMRDIRRFHHFRDGFCSCGDYW from the coding sequence ATGAATGGCTCTCTCACTCCCAAACTCCTCAAACATCAACGTCTACGCTTTCTCAAGAAATTATTGGCATACTCCACAACTGCCTACTTCTCACACAATTCTCTCGCAGAGCCACTCACTTCCCTTCAATGTGGAACCGTTTTACAAACACTAACCAGCATCAAATCTTTCACAAAAGGACAGCAACTCCATGCCTATATCATTACCTCTGGCAATCTCCAAAACAACACTTATCTCAGCACAAAGCTTGCTGCTTTTTATGCAAGTTGTGGCCTTATGGCTGCTGCCCAGATAATCTTTGACGGGATTGTTTTGAAAAATTCTTTCTTGTGGAATTTTATGATTAGAGGTTATGCTTGCAATGGGTTTCCAGTGAAAGCCCTTTTTCTGTATCAAGATATGTCAAGTTTTGGACAGAAAGCTGATAAGTTTACGTACCCTTTTGTGATTAAGGCGTGCGGTGATTTGCGGGATGTAGAATTTGGTTGGAGAGTTCATTGTGAGGTAGTGATTACTGGGTTTAATTTGGATATATATGTGGGCAATTCTCTTCTTGCAATGTACTCCAAGTTTGGGAACATGAAAATGGCAAGGATGGTATTTGATAGAATGCCTGTGAGAGATTTGACTTCTTGGAATACCATGATATCAGGTTATCTCAAGAATGGAAAACCGAGAGAGGTTTTGgcgatttttaatttaatgaagCAAATTGGACTGTCTGTGGATGACATGACTTTAATCGGCCTTCTTTGTACTTGTGCTGAACTATTTGCAGAGAAGCAAGGGAAAGAAATACATGGTTATGTTGTTCGAAATAGGCATTCAGTCTTTAATCATTTTTTGATTAACTCTCTTATTGAAATGTATTGTAAATGCAATTCTATGGTAGATGCGAGAAAATTGTTTGAGCATATGGCATGGAAAGATACTGTGTCTTGGAACTCAATGATATCTGGCTATGCACGAAATAGAGATGCTTTTGAAAGCTTAAGGGTATTTTGTCGAATGGTTTTGGAAGGAACCAAGCCTGACAAAATAACCTTTATAACTGTACTTGGAGCTTGTGAACAAATCACGGCTATGGAATTTGGTAGGTCTGTACACTCTTACCTTTCTAAGAAAGGTTTTAGTGCAACCATTTTTGTGGCAACAGCCCTTATAGACATGTATGCTAAATGTGGAAATTTGGCTTGTGCTCACCTTGTTTTTGAAGAGATGCCTGAAAAGAATTTGTTTTGTTGGAGTGCCATGATTTCTGGATATGGCATTCATGGAATGGGGAGAGAAGCTATCTCTCTTTTTCATGAAATGATCAAGAACCATATCATTCCAGATGAGGGTGTTATCACTTCAGTTTTGTCTGCATGTAGCCATGCAGGAATGGTTGCTGAAGGTAAAGAGATTTTCCACAGAATGACAACGGATTACAATGTGAAGCCTGCACTTTCTCACTTTTCATGTTTGGTGGATCTTCTTGGCCGAGCAGGGTACTTGGATAAAGCATATAATCTTATAAAGAACATGGCAGTTAATCCCTCCAGTGATATATGGGCCACACTCCTTAATGCTTGCCGACTACATCAAAATGTTGAATTAGCAGAGATCTGCGCAGAAAAACTTTTTGATATGAACTCAAGACAGGTAGGTGGCTACATTTGCCTTTCCAATATTTATGCTGCTGAAAAAAGATGGGATGATGTGGAAAGGGTTAGAGCATTGATTAGAAGAAAGGGGTTGATAAAACCACCAGGCTGCAGCTTTGTTGAGTTAGATAAGATGGTTCATCATTTCTTAGTTGGGGATAAATCACACCCACAGATAGAAAATATCTATGCCAAGTTAAAGCACTTGAATCAGCTACTCAAGGAGGCTGGATACAAGCCTGATACAAGTTCAGTGCTCTACAGTGTTGATGAAGAATTAAAAGAGAAGATGCTGTGGGATCACAGTGAAAGATTGGCTATCGCCTTCATTCTTATTAATACAGGTCCAGGGGCCACAATAAGAATCATCAAGAACCTTCGCGTTTGTGGTGATTGCCACACTGTAATAAAACTGATCTCTAAGCTCACTCGCCGGGAAATTATTATGCGGGATATCCGTAGGTTCCACCACTTTAGAGATGGATTTTGTTCCTGCGGTGATTACTGGtga
- the LOC8277691 gene encoding formin-like protein 3, with protein MELRKAAYWLMILLCTLATERIQGMRKGEMLFENCSPQIIKQIEELAWIHCSKELTDKKDCFIGFDFCLLQHISTKSKSICIHEVISVLPSHLKQEFLNCLRKEILYSGSSVQGASPFDRFIKCFQWPLHWSSSPRRYLIGDSHPHIKPVPSPSLASKRAAATPEYDPALASFLSLIPPTHPLFQKKLGEHQQQHTDKSPPVPSSHANHKHSPPKSHAHKLKKPHTRYGIRNEVFIAVVATAIATFCFVAALFCCWLYFRGRNNRIGSRDRQRDDRPLLHLSDFSTSSSQNSSGFGNSIYKDFSSSSGKTMSLKSNMSMKNGNHGPLLVEAPSSNGEVFPPLKLPPGRPAPPPPQPPAPPPPPAPRPPPPPKAARPPPAPPPKAKAKPSPPVPHRRGLSDSAKTDDDSESGSTKAKLKPFFWDKVMASPDHSMVWHEISSGSFQFNEEMIESLFGYNATANGKNDRRRDSAEPSFQYIQIIDTRKAQNLSILLRALNVTTEEVLDALREGTELPAELLQTLLKMAPTSEEELKLRLFTGDISQLGPAERFLKILVELPFAFKRMESLLFMSSLQEELSTLKESLATLEVASDKLRNSRLFLKLLEAVLKTGNRMNDGTYRGGAQAFKLDTLLKLSDVKGTDGKTTLLHFVVQEIIRSEGIRAVRAARTSQSHCSVKSDDSIDDTSQEAVEHYRNLGLKMISGLSTELEDVRKAAAIDADILSSSVSKLTQSMIRAKAFLDSDLKSLEQDSKFYQALASFVDRADSEVSWISEEEKRIMTLVQSTADYFHGNAGKNEGLRLFTVVRDFLIMVDKACKDVRDDRAARPKKTSKKEAPESSASLDNRQNSDNRRQQLFPAIAGRRIDYSSSDDESPSP; from the exons ATGGAATTAAGAAAAGCTGCATATTGGTTGATGATTCTGCTTTGCACGCTGGCTACCGAGAGAATACAAGGCATGAGGAAAGGAGAGATGCTCTTTGAAAATTGCTCTCCTCagataattaaacaaatt GAAGAGCTGGCATGGATCCATTGCAGCAAAGAATTGACAGACAAGAAAGATTGCTTTATAGGTTTTGACTTTTGTTTGCTTCAGCACATATCTACCAAGTCAAAATCAATATGCATACATGAAGTTATCAGTGTTCTACCATCCCATTTGAAacaagaatttttaaattgtttgaGGAAGGAAATCTTATATTCTGGTTCTTCTGTCCAAGGGGCTAGTCCCTTTGACCGGTTCATCAAGTGTTTTCAGTGGCCTCTTCATTGGTCAAGTTCTCCTAGAAGATATCTAATAGGCGACTCTCATCCACACATAAAACCAGTCCCTTCTCCATCCCTAGCTTCGAAACGTGCTGCGGCAACTCCAGAGTATGATCCAGCACTCGCCAGCTTTCTATCATTGATCCCTCCAACTCATCCACTTTTTCAAAAGAAGTTAGGTGAACATCAGCAGCAACACACAGATAAATCTCCTCCCGTACCTTCGTCACATGCAAATCATAAACATTCTCCACCAAAATCACATGctcataaacttaaaaaacCACATACCCGCTATGGCATTCGAAACGAAGTTTTCATTGCTGTTGTTGCAACTGCAATTGCAACATTTTGTTTTGTTGCTGCACTCTTCTGCTGCTGGTTATACTTTAGGGGTAGAAACAACAGAATTGGATCTCGAGATAGACAAAGAGATGACAGGCCTCTTCTCCACTTAAGTGATTTCTCTACTA GTTCTTCACAGAATTCTTCTGGTTTTGGAAATTCCATTTACAAGGATTTCAGTTCTAGCAGTGGAAAGACTATGTCTTTGAAGAGTAATATGTCTATGAAGAATGGAAATCATGGTCCCTTATTAGTTGAGGCGCCATCATCAAATGGAGAAGTATTTCCTCCTCTAAAACTTCCTCCTGGAAGACCAGCTCCTCCACCTCCTCAACCTCCTGcacctcctcctcctcctgcTCCCCGTCCCCCACCACCACCAAAAGCTGCTCGTCCTCCACCCGCTCCTCCACCAAAGGCCAAGGCAAAGCCTTCTCCTCCCGTGCCACATCGTCGGGGACTCAGTGATTCTGCCAAGACAGATGATGATAGTGAATCTGGTTCTACAAAGGCCAAGTTAAAGCCATTCTTCTGGGATAAGGTCATGGCCAGCCCTGATCATTCTATGGTCTGGCATGAGATTAGTTCTGGATCATTCCA GTTCAATGAGGAGATGATAGAGTCATTATTTGGTTATAATGCTACTGCTAACGGGAAGAATGACCGCAGAAGAGATTCAGCTGAACCTTCATTCCAGTATATACAAATCATTGATACCAGGAAAGCACAAAACTTATCAATTCTTCTACGCGCATTAAATGTGACTACAGAAGAAGTTCTTGATGCCCTACGAGAAG GTACTGAACTTCCAGCAGAGCTCCTCCAAACTTTGCTGAAGATGGCACCAACATCAGAAGAAGAATTGAAGCTCAGGTTATTCACGGGTGATATTTCTCAGCTAGGCCCTGCAGAGCGTTTCCTCAAAATCTTGGTCGAACTACCATTTGCTTTTAAACGGATGGAATCATTGCTATTCATGAGTTCTCTTCAGGAAGAACTGTCAACACTCAAGGAGTCCCTTGCAACTCTTGAG GTGGCGAGTGACAAGCTCAGAAACAGCAGgctatttttaaaactattagAAGCAGTTCTGAAAACGGGTAATCGAATGAATGATGGTACATACCGCGGTGGTGCACAGGCTTTTAAGCTTGACACACTCTTGAAACTCTCTGATGTTAAGGGGACAGATGGCAAGACTACACTTCTACACTTTGTTGTTCAGGAGATTATCCGCTCTGAAGGTATACGTGCTGTCCGTGCAGCAAGAACAAGCCAGAGTCATTGTAGTGTAAAGTCTGATGATTCTATTGATGATACCAGCCAGGAGGCTGTAGAACACTATCGCAACCTTGGTCTTAAGATGATCTCAGGTTTGAGCACTGAATTAGAAGATGTTAGAAAGGCAGCGGCAATAGATGCTGATATCTTATCATCTTCAGTGTCCAAGCTTACGCAATCAATGATAAGAGCTAAAGCTTTTCTTGATTCTGACTTGAAGAGTTTGGAACAAGATAGTAAATTTTATCAAGCACTGGCTAGTTTTGTGGATCGTGCAGACTCTGAAGTCTCATGGATAtcagaagaagagaagaggaTAATGACTCTGGTACAGAGCACCGCAGACTATTTTCATGGGAATGCAGGAAAGAATGAAGGTTTACGCTTGTTCACAGTTGTACGCGATTTCTTGATAATGGTAGATAAGGCATGTAAAGATGTCAGAGATGACAGAGCAGCAAGGCCAAAGAAGACTTCCAAGAAGGAGGCTCCAGAATCTTCAGCTTCCCTTGATAACCGTCAAAACTCAGATAATCGTCGCCAGCAATTATTTCCTGCCATTGCAGGAAGACGGATTGATTATTCAAGTTCTGATGATGAGAGCCCATCTCCTTAG